From a single Vibrio campbellii CAIM 519 = NBRC 15631 = ATCC 25920 genomic region:
- a CDS encoding HBL/NHE enterotoxin family protein, whose protein sequence is MLTGTAVAIDHGMVAQNSQALQIQNYCNSVLQQVPVDFGKFPDLHDDQTKINAGLATAKGHANQYLNTIQPEIFDNITNISNYFALYQTIPIMCPKGATKKEWLDALAVLRDEARKYQEVSSNTRLVILGLHDSLVQDSGNFQAVVTNLNSKVGGDNGVLNKLSGEIDSLNAAVSGSIATIVAGGFLIVGGAFVTAIGAVADFVTAGTSTPVVIGGVAMMVAGTAGIAAGAKILKDSLNSRQALYQQRSTLTAEVHIASAISSGFAGLQNQAQNAVTAASQMSNSWDALSSDLDMLSKDISTGIKSPDAVRKMWLMAANTVVKDVITDINITKAQMAGVSPVIVPSNATLADYVNGLAA, encoded by the coding sequence ATGCTTACAGGAACAGCCGTTGCCATTGACCACGGTATGGTCGCTCAAAATTCACAGGCTCTTCAAATTCAAAACTACTGCAACAGTGTACTGCAGCAAGTGCCAGTTGATTTTGGCAAATTCCCTGACCTGCATGATGACCAAACGAAAATTAATGCGGGTTTGGCCACTGCAAAAGGCCACGCCAATCAATACCTCAATACCATTCAACCAGAGATCTTTGACAACATTACCAATATTTCTAACTACTTTGCGCTATATCAAACGATTCCAATTATGTGTCCTAAAGGCGCAACAAAAAAGGAGTGGCTTGATGCACTAGCGGTGCTTCGCGATGAAGCGAGAAAATACCAAGAAGTATCAAGTAACACACGCCTTGTGATTCTGGGTCTGCATGACTCGCTGGTTCAGGACTCGGGTAACTTCCAAGCGGTAGTGACAAACCTAAACAGCAAAGTAGGCGGTGATAATGGTGTCCTAAATAAACTAAGTGGCGAAATCGATTCACTGAATGCCGCTGTTAGTGGTTCTATTGCCACCATTGTGGCGGGCGGATTTTTAATTGTCGGCGGTGCGTTCGTTACTGCGATCGGCGCAGTGGCTGACTTTGTTACTGCTGGGACATCAACGCCTGTGGTTATTGGTGGTGTTGCTATGATGGTAGCAGGTACGGCAGGCATTGCGGCTGGTGCTAAGATTTTGAAAGACTCACTAAATTCGCGCCAAGCGCTTTATCAACAACGCTCAACGCTAACAGCAGAAGTCCACATTGCTTCTGCAATTAGTAGTGGTTTTGCGGGCCTTCAAAACCAAGCTCAGAACGCCGTTACGGCTGCCTCTCAAATGAGCAACTCTTGGGATGCACTTTCCTCTGATTTAGACATGCTGAGCAAAGACATTAGTACTGGTATCAAATCTCCCGATGCTGTTCGCAAGATGTGGCTAATGGCCGCTAACACGGTTGTAAAAGATGTCATCACTGACATCAACATTACCAAGGCACAAATGGCCGGTGTGAGCCCAGTCATTGTACCGAGCAATGCGACTCTCGCTGATTATGTTAACGGGTTAGCCGCTTAA